Sequence from the Microplitis demolitor isolate Queensland-Clemson2020A chromosome 7, iyMicDemo2.1a, whole genome shotgun sequence genome:
CAACATTCCGTGTTCTTTATTCTTGTAGAGCCATTTATTTCCGTCCTcgatcaataatttatcatggCCAAAAGCGGCATTTACAAAACCGTTTACGAAACTAGCAGCAAGATTTTGTCGTGCTGAGTCAACTTGTCCACCACCGAATGGCGGTCGTGAGTTTTCAAGATGTGATTTGTAGACATCTTCAGGTGTTTTAGGTTCCATGATGTCTAACTCACGGGCCAAGTTGAGGAAATGATTGTTTAGATGAGAATTTGACATTATTTCTATCAAGTCATCGTACTCTGTTGTAGACTCGGGAATCTCTAGGAAGATTTGCTGGCGACCTAGCATAAAAGCCAACTGCTTTTGAATTgatctggaaaaaataaataattatttattatttatcaattgattaatcataatattcaaatttatgacAGGTAGAATACTTACAAATCAGTgcaacttaaaaatatatagccAATAAGATTTAAATCATTAAGCTGCATGGCGACACGTAAAGCCTGCGGGTATTGCTTAAATTTTCTGTACAATTTCCATGAGCTGCGGAGCAGTGTACTGTTCTCTGGATCAGCTACATACGGGACACAGCTCGTGAGATAAAGACATACGCGTTGATAAGCGCTCTCATCAACGTAACGTTCCACTAGATCAAGTCTCTCGATCTCCATCAGCAGATCACAGGCTTCAGTCTCAGCATTATGAGCCATATTGTAAGGAATTATTTCATGAACAAGAcctattaatttttcagtatttgCCGCAGCATCATCACCGCTACTGACTTCGTCCCATTCAGCAGCCAGTTCACCAGATAAATGTCTCACGTACTCGTGTCCCCATTCGCTTAATGGCAGCGATGATCCAATCAGCCGGTATTTAAGACAATCACGGCCTTCAGCCATTGTCATTGCCAGCACAGATATAATATCTGCGCACAATTCACGAGATTCTTGGTCGAGTAGTTTTTCATAAATTGTTTTCATGGTTTCAAAATGAGGCCGCATGAATTTCAATGGCTTCGGGACACTGGTCATCGATGTCGTTGATGCCCGAATTTGAGCTCTAAGTTGTTCCAGTGCTGGGTAATGGAGACGTCTGTCAGAATCTTGTAGACGTTCTACTAAATGTTCTAATTCTTCTTGAAGTAATTTATCCTCTTCcgactgtaaaaataattattgctcattaaatttaaaaaaaattttaaatatacagcCGGTAAAGATAGGATTTTtgaatgatactgaagttagccaacgttataattttcgaatttttcaaacgattaattataaaaaaaattgcacctatagttttttaaattctctacatgcgtatatttttattttatttttgactgttgaaaaaaaaagcaaaaatttttttaatgtttaacttcaggttttttttaagtctaatttttaaaaaagtaattaaataattaattactctgataaaaaaataaaaaagtataattttaattactaaataataaaaataacagcataaaagatgaaaaaatttgataactcactaaatcatttttttcctcttcTTTGCTACCCTTGACATCTTTAGTCGATTTCGACTCGACTTTCGTACACTCTGGCATTTTGAATcctctatttaaataacaattagcaaaaaataaatgctactgtatattaaatttatcagtaataAATTGTCCGtcaatagatattttaaataaggtTAAAATTTCAGTAGCTTTGATGTGCGAGTCACTGCATCAGCAGCGCGCTTGCTCTTGGCGTTTAAATAGTGAATTAAAAgtaactttctttatttataaaaatcgagTTTGTATACTCGATTAATCGAAAAGTTAACAACTAGAGTCAGCCATTGTGttgtacttaaaaaattgtcaatgtCAATAAATAAGAGCACGACTTGAAtcaaaatgattattaaattcaagtaaGTGTTCCattgaagaaaattaatcaatagtttattaataattatttaacacgacaatatgatttattatttacttgacaAAATAGTAATAGCAATAGTACTGATAAGTGAATTATgacaagtatttatttttaatgattaataatgcGCTTGCTCGTACGCGATAATTAAACTCGAGAGATCGAAGATGAACCAGCAGCATGGAGGCCTGTGTACTTTTGGGGCGGTAGTTGTGTGTCACTactgttaaataaattcacgTAAACTaagtcaaataatattttattaataatgtattcaataattaattactatattattattgtggaaataataaaatgacatttaattattaagtgtAAGATTGTTGCTgggataaaagaaaaaaaccatAGACGCCAATGTGCGTACAAAcgcaacaaaaattttttatactcataTTTTATTGACGTGTGATCAAAGCCAattggaattatttattttacatggaTTAAAAATACTCCATTTGCTGGCtgcttgttttattttattatttttattttatttaaataaaaaaaaaaaaacgataaaaattaattaaatattaatgattatcaatttagaaaattcatgtaactattttttatattgtgttTATTGTAgttattgtgataataatgACGCGCCGCAATTCGGAGGCAGCAGCTTCCGATGAGCGGCGACTACGATACCAAGAGTATTATACGATCATCAGGAAAATCATTGTCCGTGGTGTCGAATACTAAAGTGAGAGTGTCGTCACGACGTGAGTTATCGCCTTCTCCGTGTGCCAAGAAGAGACGAAAGTACAATTGTGAAAGCTGGAAATCATTTAATGAGGACAATATGGCATCACAGAATTCAAATTCACCTGGAATTGCTAATGTAACATCAACATTATCAACCGCAGGATCATCAATTGCAGCACCAGTATCATCACAGTtgccatcatcatcatcgctGTCTGTATCAACATCATTATCAACGCCCTCGTCGTCATCTACATCAACATCACCGTCGCAGTCACCCTCGCCGTCACCTATGCTGTCGCCGTCCTCCATCTCTTCAATGTCTCAAGGACTTCAACAAACTACTCATCCTCaacaaaaatcaaataattttgagcCACTTGATAAAAGCTCGTCCAATACTTTGAAGGTTTTACTATTTTCTgttatatgataaattattctatCATTGtcacttattattaatttataaacttgtaGATTATAGATAACTGTCATATCAAGTCTCTAAAGTTTtcattgttaatattttttttaaaacaatcgaGATTGTTTCATGTTTAACtcataaaatatcttttttctgtgcattagaattacaaaataattaatataataaatacttatcattgtaattgattaaataattttttattttcctataGATAATTAATGACCGTGAAAAACGAGTTTATTTGCACAACAATTTTATCtcgaaagtaaatatttatcattttaatctAAAGAATTCAAACGCGATATCAaaaacaatatcaattaatcactaattatttttgtttaaaataatatcagtttgtcatttatatattttataaatttatttatatttttagagaaatcctaaaatGGAGCTGAGTAAAACCGATCTATTGAAACTTCTTGGATACTTGGAAGGAGAATTGCAAGCACGTGATATTGTAATAGCTGcattaaaagtaatatattattatatttttatttatcatcacGTACtcgaatttatttgttcacatttatatttttttttttttattataattggatTGTTTAGtctgaaaaaatgaaacatttactGAGCTCTCGGTATCGAAGTGGCACAGCGGATCCACATGCTGCGTTAGCACGGGATGTAGCTATTGTGGGTGGTGTTATACGTATGGAGAACAATCAAACAGACCGACAAGTTGCTAGTCTAGAGGCTCTTGTAACTCAACAGAGACGTATGCAATGTCGCATGGCTAAAGTTCTTAAAGAAGCGGAAATTCGACATAGAacggtaatttaaaaactataacaaatagaaaataaataaattattttttttttattaatgcagTTGCGACTTTTACACCTGAGTATATTTCAAacttataagtatttaaatatcataggATTACTAGTACTTTGCAGCTGTTTTAAATATCTCTGACGTCTAGATTATTGACTTTAGAAActgtatgatatttttttttttaaattgtaaaattaattttaattttattttgcactgaatttattgataaaataaaatataagttataCTTTAGTGaactattcaaaaaaataatcaataaaatcgaTGATTACAATGTCAGATtagcttaaaataaaaaaatttttcttttgtcacACGACTATCTTCTACAACTATTTGAATCTTATTTTAGAATGAATCTCTCCAGCTATTTATACATAAtgtccatatatatttagtattttgttTTTGGTAGGTAATAAAAGAGTTAGAAGAAGAGAAACGTAAGCATGAACACGACACAGCACAGGGCGATGACATCACATATGGACTGGAGAAAGAACGCACGAGACTGAAAAAAGAATTAGAATTAGAAAGACAAGAGAAAAAACGACTGGAGATggaattgaaaaaagaaaatatagcacttgaagttgaaaaatcacgacaaaaacaaatagtacttttattattagcagaacgtaaaaaaataataatgaaatatattgagGAGAGAAAACGTTCGGAGGATTTAGCCCAGATATTGAGCGAAGAAAAAGTACGTATTGATTCGATGGCTGAGGGATTAGAagaagaaagtaaaaaatcattacAAATGGAGGCTGAAGTTGAAAAACAACAAGCGCAATTTGACATGGAACGTCAGCAATATCGTCAAGCGCTCGCTAAAGCTGAAAAACGTAATAAGGAATTGGAAGCGGATCTTGAGGGGTTGAAAACGGAGGTCGAGTCGTGGAAAAATGGTGCTACTATGCGTAGTGTACGTACACCACTGGGAGTTACTCCGCCTCCACCTCCAGCGAAGCCTGCTAATTTAGCAGCAATACCGACACTAAGACCTTCTGGTAGTGCTGCACAATctcgtaagtttttttttcaatccttaCTTACATTAAGctccttattattattgatatttagttatacatgtatatgtataattcaTTAAgtctttaattatattaatagttaaaGGATCAGCTGTTCTGGGTACTGGTACACCGATGGTCAGTAGTAAGGTCGTTCAACCGACTGCGACTGTTTCCAGTGTACCTGTAAGCGGTCCaagtaagttaaaaaaaatagtaataatgataataaacagaaaaaaataatttcttggcgcaagaaaaatttttttcattatgaattgaaaagaaaaattttattaggactagaaaaaatttcttagggcaagtaaaaattttagtttaaataaataaagaatttaattaaaataaaaataatttttttagcaacaGGAATTGCAAGATCAGTGACACCGCGACAAGTAATACGAGGTGTTACTTATGGAGCAGCTGTACCCGTGACACCAATAACAAATGTTACAACAGGTACTTCTAATGTGTCACTTGCTAATACCAATGTTACGACGATATCTAGTGTATGCACTACAACAACAGTCACTACTGCCCCAACAAACATCAATGCAACTACAGCACCACCGATTGCTGGTGGTGTTGAATCAACGGCCTCGGAGCCTCAGGTAATTCATCAACAATTTTCTTCTCGGTCTacgttaatttaataattattatcattcgcACATTTTGAACAAAGGccctatttttaattacaccgacttttattttttattcagacaaagaaaaaaattttatattgtttacaCACAATTTacacattataataataatgtctcAAATACTGCATGAtcagttaattattatcatcattattattatttaatatattattatatttttactgtcGTATGTGCACGGAAGAGTTAGTCTTCCTTATCTACGTTGTCATTTTAAagatatgtatattattacttattatttagcCAAGTAAACATTTcactgtttattattattattatatttttttaaaatcatcgcAACTCATGTGGGccgagatttttattttaattcataccgtggcaacttttttttaaaaaaatgattaacaattgttattattattattaataattaggagataaaaaaaagtaatgacatgttttaataaaacatgttatttttaaaaaaatttctagtcttATGCCCGTTATCGTAACGgcgtttgattttattataaacatatatatttaccaaGTACTTAttgtttgattaattaattaattaatgtattttattattacattagtgtttattatactcattagtcatttaatttttcattttctcatgTATCATCACGCTAatctttatcatttattttttaatacacttggttaatattttaatacttaacaAATCTATTCACGTctatttcaattatatatatataaaattatataaatatttatataatagatattactattaataattagtttgtagtcaaaattatcaattgacgagaatagaattgaaaatacaacaaaaataataataataataattttttattattattaattaaataaaaaaaattttatcactttaaaatttgaactgatgcgatattattattattattatgtatgatgtatacatatatattaatttttaattataattaatcatttattcttttaactataaattttttaatttcgcatattccaaagatatcatcacactttcatttttcttcagtatatatattatcgataattaatttaaaaatatatatttatttaaaaaattacactcctgatttttatacttcaattgtaataaaattatttaaattaattatcggtatgatatatactaaaaaaatatcattcactcaattattaataatttttattttacaattaatactTATCGTTCTATTTTTTGTGTACATAAGTCTATTATTTAGTATGTATATTGATTAATtccttaattaaaaacataaaaaaaaatttttcgtatgcAACTCACTTCCGTGCTTTATTTACACAACTTCCCTGCTTGCCcttccaataataataataataataatttgatttaaaaaaaaaaaatctatccgCATCCACTGCAAGCCTCGGCTCGTAGTGACAAttgctttatatttttaaaattattcacacTATCAGCAACATTTTTATTagcaaacaataaaataataaagcaagtaaacagttaattaattaattaaaaacaaaaaatatatacatacaattaCGAGATCggagaataaaaacaaataaaattttgttgtcaCAACTGCCACATGCCACATgctgacttttttttcacatcatgtATTATCTGCTGTTTTTCACCAACCAATTGGTCCTGGCTTCTGTATGGTTTGGTCAATGGTTACACATCTCTTGGGCTTGGTTggtaaataaagataaaaaataaatagaaaaaaaaaccaattaaaaTACATTGGAGCAGcggaaaataattacattaaatttatatcataacTAATAAGACACACGTATGGCTGTGATGTGTTGGTTCCTCAGACAACGGACAAGCGTACGCTAACATCAGCAGTACCAGTCCTAacatcatcatcttcatcatcatctccatcaccatcaccatcatcaaCAACAGCATTATCATCACCTGGAGCAGGACAACTAACAGGAACTAAAAAACCTCTTATTCCAAGAGGGATTCCACCTCCTGTGCCACCCAATAAACCAGTCGTTCCACCGAAAAAAGAAGCCGCTGCTTATATGAGACGACCTGATCCAAACTCAATCcaagaaactttaaaaatcaataagtcTCCAGCTGGTGCATGTCAAGCATCCATTCCGGCTTCATCTCTCATTCAACCAGCATCAGTTAGTCCTATTCCAAGTCATCAAATAGAAGAGGtcagtttttaatttcattttattcatactcactaaattatttatttttaattttatttatgagtcATCGtctcaaataaatacttaactCAAAATCACTTGAGAATTGTgactcattaaaataaaataagattaagattataaatttatttatatttgctTACATACTTATGCATCATTGAATCATTATtctataattaacaattaaataatttaccaaaaaatatttttaattatttcaatttcagaCCAAGCCACGTTGATTACTTTGTACGCAATATCAAGAACAACAACTGAAATTAAATCATTGCTCTTACACAGAAATTAATTGTGGAAAATGAGAAACTTTTATAAAGGTTTCTATTGCACTATTGCACAGTTcacgcattaaaaaaaaaagcctcCACTCAGGAATATTTTCGCAATCATTATCAGGAAGCTATGAAATTTATCTGATTAAGTTTGTGATGTTACCACTGCCTCGTGAATACTtgtgtggattttttttctggtgaTTACTGgagactgtaaaaaaattaaaaaaaataaaaacatttaacgGTTAGTAGAAATGTTGCTTATAATAATACACATAATAAACTGCagctaaattaatttaatatcaccatgaaaaataaaataataataataaaaagtaaaatagcgattatcaaaaaaataaataaaatataacgatAGCAATTGTATTGATATGCTGGATTTGCTACTGTGTAGACGcattactattaaataattgttacgCACGACAAATTGTCGGCATGTACATTGATATATTTCGtcctaaattttgagtttaatCCAACTTGCAATATCGTTACAGTCTTCCAGATATTTCTATAATCATGaactattttatcattatttatttaattactaagtattgcaatatattgataattgaatgtattattaataagtttatttaattcgcTCACTGTCTACAAGACTCACTTTTATTTGCCAGATCATTaggaaataaatgaataaacttttttaaaattaattattgatagaaACATGCGTCCATTATGTCTCTGATagtttttacgaaaaaatagaaataaaatactcaatcgttttaatattcataacgTATTCTCGTCACTCACATCAcctcattattaaatttttaagaaaaaaatgtagtgGCATTTGCAGCCAATTTACTTAGAAACCATCCTTTTATTTCGCATGATCTCTATGTATACaaag
This genomic interval carries:
- the LOC103574123 gene encoding CTTNBP2 N-terminal-like protein isoform X1, coding for MSGDYDTKSIIRSSGKSLSVVSNTKVRVSSRRELSPSPCAKKRRKYNCESWKSFNEDNMASQNSNSPGIANVTSTLSTAGSSIAAPVSSQLPSSSSLSVSTSLSTPSSSSTSTSPSQSPSPSPMLSPSSISSMSQGLQQTTHPQQKSNNFEPLDKSSSNTLKRNPKMELSKTDLLKLLGYLEGELQARDIVIAALKSEKMKHLLSSRYRSGTADPHAALARDVAIVGGVIRMENNQTDRQVASLEALVTQQRRMQCRMAKVLKEAEIRHRTVIKELEEEKRKHEHDTAQGDDITYGLEKERTRLKKELELERQEKKRLEMELKKENIALEVEKSRQKQIVLLLLAERKKIIMKYIEERKRSEDLAQILSEEKVRIDSMAEGLEEESKKSLQMEAEVEKQQAQFDMERQQYRQALAKAEKRNKELEADLEGLKTEVESWKNGATMRSVRTPLGVTPPPPPAKPANLAAIPTLRPSGSAAQSLKGSAVLGTGTPMVSSKVVQPTATVSSVPVSGPTTGIARSVTPRQVIRGVTYGAAVPVTPITNVTTGTSNVSLANTNVTTISSVCTTTTVTTAPTNINATTAPPIAGGVESTASEPQTTDKRTLTSAVPVLTSSSSSSSPSPSPSSTTALSSPGAGQLTGTKKPLIPRGIPPPVPPNKPVVPPKKEAAAYMRRPDPNSIQETLKINKSPAGACQASIPASSLIQPASVSPIPSHQIEETKPR
- the LOC103574123 gene encoding CTTNBP2 N-terminal-like protein isoform X2; the encoded protein is MSGDYDTKSIIRSSGKSLSVVSNTKVRVSSRRELSPSPCAKKRRKYNCESWKSFNEDNMASQNSNSPGIANVTSTLSTAGSSIAAPVSSQLPSSSSLSVSTSLSTPSSSSTSTSPSQSPSPSPMLSPSSISSMSQGLQQTTHPQQKSNNFEPLDKSSSNTLKRNPKMELSKTDLLKLLGYLEGELQARDIVIAALKSEKMKHLLSSRYRSGTADPHAALARDVAIVGGVIRMENNQTDRQVASLEALVTQQRRMQCRMAKVLKEAEIRHRTVIKELEEEKRKHEHDTAQGDDITYGLEKERTRLKKELELERQEKKRLEMELKKENIALEVEKSRQKQIVLLLLAERKKIIMKYIEERKRSEDLAQILSEEKVRIDSMAEGLEEESKKSLQMEAEVEKQQAQFDMERQQYRQALAKAEKRNKELEADLEGLKTEVESWKNGATMRSVRTPLGVTPPPPPAKPANLAAIPTLRPSGSAAQSPTGIARSVTPRQVIRGVTYGAAVPVTPITNVTTGTSNVSLANTNVTTISSVCTTTTVTTAPTNINATTAPPIAGGVESTASEPQTTDKRTLTSAVPVLTSSSSSSSPSPSPSSTTALSSPGAGQLTGTKKPLIPRGIPPPVPPNKPVVPPKKEAAAYMRRPDPNSIQETLKINKSPAGACQASIPASSLIQPASVSPIPSHQIEETKPR